The Methanosphaera stadtmanae DSM 3091 genome includes a window with the following:
- the gatD gene encoding Glu-tRNA(Gln) amidotransferase subunit GatD, which produces MAYEEYLKDFLEISNITVGDTVKVTKPHIEHEGMLLEKPDYSNENTIILKLDSGYNIGIDIKDAKIEKISEGKKPQIELDPVDKKISDKKKNLSILSTGGTVASVIDYKTGAVHPAFTADDLLRATPELVDYANINAKAIFNILSENMTPEYWKKTATTIYDEINNGADGIIIAHGTDTMHYTASALSFMIDSPVPIVLTGAQRSSDRPSSDAFTNLMASVNAAKSDIAEVTICMHGTEDDSYCDLHRGTRARKMHTSRRDTFTSINMNPLARIENNKVTINDTQVKYTKRNEKELSLNTNLADKVALIKMYPGISPEIIDIYVDKNYDGIVIEGTGLGHCSDDVITSITRATSEDIPVVMTSQCLFGRTNMNVYSSGRRLLQNNVIGVGDMLPETAYTKLLWAAGQTDNVSEIYEIMKTNLKGEMDTTLSQNYFIKN; this is translated from the coding sequence TTGGCATATGAAGAATATCTTAAAGATTTTCTAGAAATATCAAATATTACTGTTGGAGACACAGTAAAAGTAACAAAACCCCATATAGAACATGAAGGAATGTTACTTGAAAAACCAGACTATTCAAATGAAAACACTATAATACTAAAATTAGATAGTGGATACAATATTGGTATTGATATAAAAGATGCAAAAATAGAAAAAATAAGTGAAGGTAAAAAACCTCAAATAGAATTAGATCCTGTTGATAAAAAAATCTCTGATAAAAAGAAAAATTTATCAATACTTTCAACTGGAGGTACAGTTGCAAGTGTAATTGACTATAAAACAGGAGCAGTACATCCAGCATTTACAGCAGATGACCTGCTCAGAGCAACACCAGAACTTGTTGATTATGCAAATATAAATGCTAAAGCTATATTCAATATTCTAAGTGAAAATATGACACCAGAATATTGGAAAAAAACAGCAACCACAATCTATGATGAAATAAATAATGGAGCAGATGGAATAATCATAGCTCATGGAACAGATACAATGCATTATACTGCATCTGCATTAAGTTTCATGATAGACTCTCCCGTACCTATTGTTTTAACAGGAGCACAACGTAGCTCAGATAGACCATCATCTGATGCATTTACAAATCTTATGGCATCAGTTAATGCAGCAAAATCTGATATTGCAGAAGTTACAATATGTATGCATGGAACTGAAGATGATTCCTACTGTGATCTACACAGAGGTACAAGAGCACGTAAAATGCACACATCACGTCGTGACACATTTACAAGTATAAATATGAATCCACTTGCAAGAATTGAAAATAACAAAGTAACAATAAATGATACACAAGTAAAATACACTAAAAGAAATGAAAAAGAACTATCCCTAAATACTAATCTTGCAGATAAAGTAGCATTAATTAAAATGTATCCTGGAATTAGTCCTGAAATTATAGACATCTATGTAGATAAAAACTATGATGGAATTGTAATTGAAGGAACTGGTCTTGGTCATTGTAGTGATGATGTAATAACAAGTATTACAAGAGCAACAAGTGAAGACATTCCTGTTGTCATGACTTCCCAATGTTTATTTGGACGTACAAATATGAATGTGTATAGTAGTGGTCGTAGATTACTACAAAACAATGTAATTGGTGTGGGAGATATGTTACCTGAAACAGCTTATACAAAACTACTATGGGCTGCAGGACAGACAGATAATGTATCAGAAATATATGAAATAATGAAAACAAATCTTAAAGGAGAAATGGATACAACATTATCCCAAAATTACTTTATAAAAAACTAA
- the gatE gene encoding Glu-tRNA(Gln) amidotransferase subunit GatE, which yields MSEDKFNYKELGLMMGLEIHQQLDSKTKLFCRCPNSLTDKKPERKIFRRLRPTQSELGEIDRAAYEESQRNLQFVYEAYNHHTCLVEADEEPPSPLNQEAVDISIILASLMNMKVVDEFHTMRKQVIDGSNTSGFQRTGILATDGYVETEYGDVTIETLGLEEDAARRIGEEDGKIVFRLDRLGIPLAEITTSPDMHHPLQVKAVAYQLGQILRSTSVKRGLGTIRQDLNISIKEGSRIEVKGVQDLDLMPTIVENEVQRQLNLIDISKQLQERGACVEEEIIDVTKYLENTESKVIQNSLAKENSCILAIKLRKFNGLIGREIQPGKRLGTEFSEHGKKMGVSGLFHTDELPAYGIVQEEVDTLRDILELDEDDAFILVAEEKTKAHNALLEIIKRAKQSLEGVPEETRRAQDDGNTQYLRPLPTASRMYVETDIPTEIIEKERVKKIASNLPELPVVKKERIEKEYKLSEDLAKQLVQRNRADLFEEIKKELPSMDSVKIASDIVYTIKDLKRDGYDITKLTKDALVEVFSLVDNDVIPAAETEVILKDVCNDISPRDSVKNNNLEKLSDDIIVDTIKEIIEENKNMIEQRKMGAMGPLMGKAMAKFKGKADGQTVSNVIKDEILNIINN from the coding sequence TTGTCTGAAGATAAATTTAATTATAAAGAATTAGGATTAATGATGGGATTAGAAATTCATCAACAACTAGATAGTAAAACTAAACTATTTTGTAGATGTCCAAATAGCCTAACAGATAAAAAACCTGAAAGAAAAATATTCCGTCGTCTAAGACCAACACAAAGTGAACTTGGTGAAATTGACAGAGCAGCATATGAAGAATCACAAAGAAATCTTCAATTTGTATATGAAGCATATAATCACCATACATGTCTTGTTGAAGCTGATGAAGAACCACCATCCCCTCTAAATCAGGAAGCTGTTGATATTTCAATAATTCTTGCATCACTCATGAATATGAAAGTAGTTGATGAATTTCATACAATGAGAAAACAAGTAATTGATGGAAGTAACACCAGTGGATTCCAAAGAACAGGAATTCTCGCTACTGATGGATATGTTGAAACAGAATATGGTGATGTTACAATTGAAACATTAGGTCTTGAAGAAGATGCAGCAAGACGTATAGGAGAAGAAGATGGTAAAATTGTATTTAGACTTGACAGATTAGGTATTCCCTTAGCAGAAATAACAACATCCCCTGACATGCATCATCCTCTTCAAGTAAAAGCTGTTGCATACCAATTAGGTCAAATCTTAAGAAGTACTAGTGTAAAAAGAGGACTTGGTACAATTAGACAGGATTTGAATATTTCCATTAAAGAGGGAAGTAGAATAGAAGTTAAAGGTGTTCAAGACCTTGATCTTATGCCAACAATTGTTGAAAATGAGGTTCAAAGACAATTAAATCTTATAGATATTAGTAAACAGTTACAAGAACGTGGAGCATGTGTTGAAGAAGAAATTATAGATGTTACAAAATATCTTGAAAACACTGAATCTAAAGTTATTCAAAATAGTCTTGCAAAGGAAAATAGTTGTATTTTAGCTATTAAATTAAGAAAATTCAATGGATTAATTGGACGTGAAATTCAACCAGGTAAAAGATTAGGAACAGAATTTTCTGAACATGGAAAAAAAATGGGTGTTTCTGGATTATTCCACACTGATGAATTACCAGCATATGGAATTGTTCAAGAAGAGGTAGATACACTTAGAGACATACTAGAATTAGATGAAGATGATGCATTTATTCTTGTTGCTGAAGAAAAAACAAAAGCACACAATGCATTACTTGAAATTATTAAACGTGCAAAACAATCACTTGAGGGTGTTCCTGAAGAAACAAGACGTGCACAAGATGATGGAAATACCCAGTATTTACGTCCATTACCTACTGCTAGTAGAATGTATGTAGAAACTGATATTCCAACAGAAATAATTGAAAAAGAAAGAGTTAAAAAAATAGCTTCAAATCTTCCAGAGTTACCTGTTGTTAAAAAAGAACGTATTGAAAAAGAATACAAACTTAGTGAAGATTTAGCTAAACAATTAGTACAACGTAATCGTGCAGATTTATTTGAAGAAATTAAAAAAGAATTACCAAGTATGGATTCAGTGAAAATTGCTTCTGATATTGTATATACTATTAAGGATTTAAAACGTGATGGTTATGATATTACTAAATTAACAAAAGATGCTCTTGTGGAAGTATTTAGTCTTGTGGATAATGATGTGATTCCTGCAGCAGAAACAGAAGTCATATTAAAAGATGTTTGTAATGATATTTCTCCTAGAGATTCAGTGAAAAATAATAATCTTGAAAAACTATCAGATGATATTATAGTAGATACTATTAAGGAAATTATTGAAGAAAATAAAAATATGATTGAACAAAGAAAAATGGGTGCTATGGGTCCTCTTATGGGTAAAGCCATGGCTAAATTTAAAGGTAAAGCTGATGGTCAAACTGTAAGTAATGTTATTAAAGATGAAATTTTAAATATCATCAACAATTAA
- a CDS encoding NAD(P)/FAD-dependent oxidoreductase, with protein MYDLVIIGAGPAGLTAGIYAGRSGLNTIILDENQSGGTVNVAPLIENYPGINEIPGVDLARSMTEQAKKYVDIREFSLVESISKSIGGTFEIKTTNDIIDTRYILIATGSSYKTLDCVGVDEFVGRGVSYCAVCDGTFFVKKEVLVIGGGNSAVTEALYLNRIGVKCSLVHRRDKLRCDSQLEKDLHNANIKIYWNTQLKSVNGNDFLEEAVLYNNETGDETKVKVSGIFIAIGYTPNNKLIKDFGISCDDLGYIEVDENMKTSVDGIYAAGDITGGVKQVIVAAGQAAQAVTHISELLLI; from the coding sequence ATGTATGATTTAGTAATTATTGGAGCTGGTCCTGCAGGTCTTACAGCGGGAATATATGCTGGTAGAAGTGGACTTAATACTATTATTCTTGATGAAAATCAAAGTGGTGGAACAGTTAATGTTGCTCCCCTTATAGAAAATTATCCTGGAATCAATGAAATACCTGGTGTTGATTTAGCTCGTAGTATGACAGAGCAAGCAAAGAAATATGTGGATATTAGAGAATTTTCTCTAGTTGAGAGTATCTCTAAATCTATTGGAGGTACTTTTGAAATAAAAACTACAAATGATATTATAGATACAAGATATATTCTTATTGCTACAGGTTCCTCATATAAAACATTAGATTGTGTAGGTGTAGATGAATTTGTTGGTCGTGGAGTTTCATACTGTGCTGTTTGTGATGGTACTTTCTTTGTTAAAAAAGAAGTTCTTGTTATTGGTGGTGGAAATTCTGCTGTAACTGAAGCTTTGTATTTAAATCGTATAGGTGTTAAATGTAGTTTAGTACATAGAAGAGATAAACTTCGTTGTGATAGTCAATTAGAAAAGGATCTTCATAATGCTAACATTAAAATATACTGGAACACACAACTAAAATCTGTTAATGGAAATGACTTTTTAGAGGAAGCAGTATTATATAACAATGAAACTGGTGATGAAACTAAAGTTAAAGTATCTGGAATTTTTATTGCCATTGGATATACACCTAATAATAAACTTATAAAGGATTTTGGTATTTCTTGTGATGATTTAGGATATATTGAAGTTGATGAAAATATGAAAACTAGTGTCGATGGAATATATGCTGCAGGTGATATAACTGGTGGTGTTAAACAGGTTATTGTTGCTGCAGGTCAAGCTGCACAAGCTGTAACACATATTAGTGAATTATTATTGATATAG
- a CDS encoding AAA family ATPase, with protein sequence MKMNNRIENNYVSEKQLRQLNQSRVEAKIVVLKAVGYPLESSFIETPEIEVTNKELFEIYAQDQWSGYKLHKGQYIFDQKLIPDFAFQVVDVRPDNSYITHNTSFLMFKQDSKIKQTLSKHEYKVSDVVGQTKAKNKAKIITNYLENPDKFKNWAPRNILFYGRPGTGKTMLAQALANELNVPIHMIKATSLIGNHVGDGANQIHELYKQARYTKPTVIFIDEIDAIALERKYQSLRGDVTEIVNALLTEMDGIEDNDSIITICATNNPEILDYAIRSRFEEEIEFTLPNDEERRIILEKNIKTLPLKCSFNLDKLVCETKNLSGRDMKEKILKTALHRALCDSRDVINDEDVSYALDEIRKEVKHSDKMFV encoded by the coding sequence ATTAAGATGAATAATAGAATTGAAAATAATTATGTTTCAGAAAAACAGTTACGTCAGCTTAATCAAAGTAGAGTAGAGGCCAAAATTGTTGTTTTAAAAGCAGTAGGTTATCCACTTGAGAGTTCATTTATTGAAACTCCCGAAATTGAAGTTACAAACAAGGAATTATTTGAAATATATGCACAAGATCAGTGGAGTGGTTATAAACTACATAAAGGTCAGTATATTTTTGATCAGAAATTAATTCCTGATTTTGCATTTCAAGTAGTGGATGTTAGACCAGATAATTCCTATATTACACATAACACCTCTTTTCTCATGTTTAAACAAGATAGTAAAATTAAACAAACCCTTTCTAAACATGAATATAAAGTTAGTGATGTTGTTGGTCAAACAAAGGCTAAAAATAAAGCAAAAATAATAACTAATTACTTGGAAAATCCTGATAAATTCAAAAATTGGGCTCCTCGTAACATATTATTTTATGGAAGACCAGGTACTGGTAAAACCATGCTTGCACAGGCTTTAGCCAATGAATTAAATGTTCCCATACATATGATTAAGGCTACAAGTTTAATTGGAAATCATGTGGGTGATGGTGCTAATCAAATTCATGAGTTATATAAACAAGCCAGATACACCAAACCTACTGTGATTTTTATTGATGAAATTGATGCTATTGCATTAGAGAGAAAGTATCAATCATTACGTGGAGATGTAACAGAGATTGTAAATGCTCTTCTTACTGAAATGGATGGTATTGAAGATAATGATAGCATTATTACTATTTGTGCTACCAACAATCCTGAAATTCTTGATTATGCCATAAGAAGTAGATTTGAGGAGGAAATTGAATTTACATTACCTAATGATGAAGAACGTAGAATTATCCTTGAAAAAAACATTAAGACTCTACCACTTAAATGTAGTTTTAATCTTGATAAATTAGTTTGTGAAACTAAAAATTTATCTGGAAGAGATATGAAGGAAAAAATATTAAAAACTGCCCTTCACAGAGCTTTATGTGATTCTCGTGATGTTATCAATGATGAGGATGTTAGTTATGCTTTAGATGAAATTAGAAAAGAAGTAAAACATTCAGATAAAATGTTTGTATAA
- the gdhA gene encoding NADP-specific glutamate dehydrogenase — protein sequence MSYVDEVINKITKENPGEPEFHQTLNEVYKSIEVAVEENEEQYRKDAVLERLANPERQIKFRVPWVDDEGQVQVNTGYRVQFNSAIGPYKGGLRFHPSVNIGIIKFLGFEQIFKNSLTGLPIGGGKGGSNFDPKGKSDREVMSFCQSFMNELYRHIGQDQDVPAGDIGVGAREVGYLYGQYKRLTKQYEGVLTGKGLTFGGSLARTEATGYGLLYFTNEMLKANNETLKDKTATVSGSGNVAIYAIEKAQQLGAKVVTASDSTGWVYDPKGIDVALLKEIKEVQRGRMSDYAAKRESAEYHEGRGVWQIKSDVALPCATQNELTLDDAKLIVENDTLAVSEGANMPTTLDATKYLQDNGILFGPAKAANAGGVAVSALEMSQNSERLYWTFDEVDNMLKDIMTNIFSKLNTTAQKYEQDKNYVLGANVAGFERVVEAMQSQGIV from the coding sequence ATGTCTTATGTTGACGAAGTAATTAATAAAATTACAAAAGAAAACCCAGGTGAACCTGAATTTCACCAAACATTAAACGAAGTATACAAATCTATTGAAGTAGCAGTAGAAGAAAATGAAGAACAATACAGAAAAGATGCAGTACTTGAAAGATTAGCAAACCCTGAAAGACAAATAAAATTCAGAGTTCCTTGGGTTGATGACGAAGGACAAGTTCAAGTAAACACAGGATACCGTGTACAATTCAACAGTGCAATTGGTCCATACAAAGGAGGATTACGTTTCCACCCTTCAGTAAACATAGGTATTATAAAATTCTTAGGATTTGAACAAATATTCAAAAACTCATTAACAGGACTTCCAATTGGTGGAGGAAAAGGAGGATCCAACTTCGATCCTAAAGGTAAATCAGACCGTGAAGTAATGAGTTTCTGTCAAAGTTTCATGAATGAATTATACAGACACATAGGTCAAGATCAAGATGTACCTGCAGGAGATATAGGTGTAGGTGCTAGAGAAGTAGGATACTTATATGGACAATATAAAAGACTCACCAAACAATATGAAGGAGTATTAACTGGAAAAGGATTAACCTTTGGTGGATCTTTAGCAAGAACCGAAGCAACAGGTTACGGATTATTATACTTCACCAATGAAATGTTAAAAGCAAACAATGAAACATTAAAAGATAAAACTGCAACAGTATCTGGTTCAGGAAATGTAGCTATTTATGCAATTGAAAAAGCACAACAATTAGGTGCAAAAGTTGTAACAGCATCAGATTCAACTGGATGGGTATATGATCCTAAAGGTATCGATGTAGCATTACTCAAAGAAATCAAAGAAGTACAACGTGGAAGAATGAGTGATTATGCTGCAAAAAGAGAATCTGCAGAATATCATGAAGGAAGAGGAGTATGGCAAATTAAATCTGATGTTGCTCTACCTTGTGCAACTCAAAATGAATTAACATTAGATGATGCTAAACTTATTGTAGAAAATGATACCCTTGCAGTATCTGAAGGAGCAAACATGCCTACAACACTCGATGCTACAAAATATTTACAAGACAATGGAATATTATTCGGTCCTGCAAAAGCAGCAAATGCTGGTGGAGTAGCAGTATCAGCTCTTGAAATGAGTCAAAACTCAGAAAGATTATACTGGACTTTTGATGAAGTTGACAATATGCTCAAAGATATCATGACAAACATCTTCAGTAAATTAAATACAACAGCACAAAAATATGAACAAGACAAAAACTATGTTCTTGGTGCTAACGTAGCTGGATTTGAACGTGTAGTAGAAGCTATGCAATCACAAGGTATTGTATAG
- a CDS encoding MATE family efflux transporter — MVEESENTIGVNILDGDAKVAVRKLSFPLMVSLVIGSLYYIVDAMWISGLGVDALTAIGFIIPLQFIILGIGAGLGSGITAVISKYIGMKNHKLANNASFHSLLLIIIFSVIITLLLLVFMEPLYILIGASGMNLQLALEFSRVFFVGSILLIFPQAMYGILRAEGDVKRTMYAMFLSTIINIILDPIFIYQLNMGIAGAAYATLISLLIVCLVIIYWIYIKKDTYLKPYRTYFKYDAGIIRDILKIGIPASIEFFVLSFVGIIMNLLLLMVSNSDYVAVYETGWRLISFAFEPLIGIGSALVSIVGFNYGAKRFNRINEAYNYAMFLGTIIGIISAVILYVFANQIAYLFAYSSTSSMLHEPFVVFLKYFSITFLTFPIGVVSTYLFQGFGKANVSLLLTFTREAVCAIIFSYLFAVVFNMGLNGVWLGNVVGYTIGAFIAFIIGKIYVSRLLKNN, encoded by the coding sequence TTGGTTGAAGAATCTGAAAATACAATAGGAGTTAACATACTAGATGGTGATGCTAAAGTTGCAGTTAGGAAGTTATCTTTTCCTCTAATGGTATCATTAGTAATTGGATCATTATATTATATTGTAGATGCAATGTGGATATCAGGACTAGGAGTAGATGCACTAACAGCTATTGGTTTTATAATTCCACTACAATTTATTATATTAGGTATAGGTGCAGGTCTTGGTTCAGGAATTACTGCTGTAATCTCAAAATATATTGGAATGAAAAATCATAAATTAGCAAACAATGCTTCATTTCATTCACTACTTTTAATTATTATTTTCTCAGTAATAATTACACTATTATTGCTTGTATTCATGGAACCCTTGTATATTTTAATTGGAGCAAGTGGTATGAATTTACAGCTTGCTCTAGAATTTTCAAGAGTGTTTTTTGTAGGTTCAATTCTACTTATATTTCCACAAGCAATGTATGGTATATTACGAGCAGAGGGTGATGTGAAAAGAACGATGTATGCAATGTTTTTATCTACAATTATAAATATAATTCTAGATCCAATATTTATTTATCAGTTAAATATGGGAATTGCGGGAGCTGCATATGCAACACTCATATCATTACTAATTGTATGTTTAGTTATAATTTATTGGATATATATTAAAAAAGATACATATCTAAAGCCATATAGAACATATTTTAAGTATGATGCTGGTATAATTAGGGATATTTTAAAAATAGGAATACCAGCAAGTATAGAATTTTTTGTATTATCATTTGTTGGAATAATAATGAATCTCTTATTATTAATGGTTTCAAATAGTGATTATGTAGCAGTATATGAGACTGGATGGCGTTTAATTTCATTTGCATTTGAACCTTTAATTGGAATAGGTAGTGCATTAGTAAGTATTGTTGGTTTTAATTATGGTGCAAAACGTTTTAATAGAATTAATGAAGCATATAATTATGCAATGTTTCTTGGAACAATTATTGGTATAATTTCTGCAGTAATATTATATGTATTTGCAAATCAAATTGCATACTTATTTGCATATTCATCTACAAGTAGTATGTTACATGAACCTTTTGTAGTGTTTCTAAAATATTTTTCAATTACATTTCTAACATTTCCAATTGGTGTTGTATCAACATATTTATTTCAAGGATTTGGTAAGGCTAATGTATCATTACTATTAACATTTACTAGAGAAGCAGTATGTGCAATAATATTTTCATATCTATTTGCAGTAGTATTTAATATGGGTCTTAATGGTGTATGGTTAGGTAATGTTGTTGGATATACAATAGGTGCATTTATAGCATTTATTATAGGAAAAATCTATGTAAGTAGATTACTTAAAAATAATTAA
- the hjc gene encoding Holliday junction resolvase Hjc, producing MSKTGSKEERDLVNKLWNANFAAMRAPASGGATKRPLPDVLAGNGKLYLAIEVKSTRQEYIYIDNEKITNLLKFSKIFGAKAYVGAKFIRKPWRFIKIEDLHITRKNNYRVNIDLAFSKGLDFNEIIGESKQTKLI from the coding sequence ATGAGTAAAACTGGATCAAAAGAAGAACGGGACCTTGTTAATAAATTATGGAATGCTAATTTTGCAGCTATGCGTGCACCTGCAAGTGGTGGTGCAACAAAAAGACCACTTCCTGATGTACTTGCAGGTAATGGAAAATTATATCTTGCTATAGAAGTTAAATCTACACGTCAAGAATATATTTATATTGATAATGAGAAGATTACTAATTTATTAAAATTTTCAAAAATCTTTGGTGCAAAAGCATATGTTGGTGCAAAATTCATTAGAAAACCTTGGAGATTTATAAAAATTGAGGATTTACATATAACACGCAAAAACAATTACAGAGTAAATATTGACTTAGCATTTAGTAAGGGATTGGATTTTAATGAAATTATTGGAGAAAGTAAGCAGACAAAATTAATTTAA
- a CDS encoding winged helix-turn-helix transcriptional regulator yields the protein MHFKEFQEDKPKLSNKILSKRLKELESYFLVDFLRNLLILPLHF from the coding sequence ATACATTTTAAGGAATTTCAAGAAGATAAACCAAAACTTAGTAATAAAATATTATCTAAAAGATTAAAGGAATTAGAATCATATTTTTTGGTGGATTTCCTGAGAAATCTGCTAATACTGCCTTTGCATTTTTAA
- a CDS encoding pyridoxamine 5'-phosphate oxidase family protein — protein sequence MNCVIKFLEENPLVYLATNGLDNNSKIRPILYYFEEDEKPYFCTSNKKNQCIKKCKKKF from the coding sequence ATGAATTGTGTAATAAAATTTTTAGAAGAAAATCCACTCGTATACTTAGCAACAAATGGACTTGATAACAACTCAAAAATAAGACCAATATTATATTACTTTGAAGAAGATGAAAAACCATACTTCTGTACAAGTAACAAAAAAAACCAATGTATAAAGAAATGCAAAAAAAAATTCTAA
- a CDS encoding dihydroorotate dehydrogenase electron transfer subunit — translation MIENVYDDEVPNVVEIKETIIETPTVKTFIFPWNITDDIHPGQFVMVWDLHNEKPMTISIIDRENNLMGITIRKAGPFTENMYDNMDVGDLIGIRGPYGHGYELDGYKKVLAVGGGSGIASLAPLTSFYDNVELISASSCADELVFNKRFDSDVVVHKCTDDGSCGFKGFSTQLAEELLQTGEYDVIVGCGPEIMSYKLYELSIKYDVDCQLALDRYMKCGLGICGQCCIDDTGLRVCVEGPVFNKNQLRELGEFGKYRRDASGSIVKY, via the coding sequence ATGATTGAAAATGTTTATGATGATGAAGTTCCAAATGTCGTTGAAATAAAAGAAACAATTATTGAAACACCAACAGTAAAAACATTTATATTTCCATGGAATATAACAGATGATATTCATCCTGGACAATTTGTTATGGTATGGGATTTACATAATGAAAAACCAATGACAATCTCCATTATTGATAGGGAAAATAATCTTATGGGAATAACTATTCGTAAAGCAGGACCATTTACGGAAAATATGTATGATAATATGGATGTGGGTGATTTAATTGGTATTAGAGGACCTTATGGTCATGGATATGAACTGGATGGTTATAAAAAAGTACTAGCTGTGGGTGGAGGATCAGGTATAGCTTCTCTTGCACCTTTAACTTCATTTTATGATAATGTGGAGTTAATATCAGCATCAAGTTGTGCTGATGAACTGGTATTTAATAAAAGATTTGATTCTGATGTTGTAGTACATAAGTGTACTGATGATGGAAGTTGTGGATTTAAAGGTTTCAGTACACAACTTGCAGAGGAATTGTTACAAACTGGGGAATATGATGTTATTGTTGGTTGTGGTCCAGAAATAATGTCCTATAAATTGTATGAATTAAGTATTAAATACGATGTTGATTGTCAATTAGCACTTGATAGATATATGAAATGTGGTCTTGGTATATGTGGGCAGTGTTGTATTGATGATACAGGACTTAGAGTATGTGTGGAAGGTCCTGTTTTTAATAAGAATCAATTAAGAGAACTTGGAGAATTTGGTAAGTATCGTCGTGATGCTTCAGGAAGTATTGTTAAATACTAA
- a CDS encoding dihydroorotate dehydrogenase, whose amino-acid sequence MLEQEILGMKLSNPLFLAAGILGTTASSMKMVARAGAGGIVTKSFSIEANDGYDNPTIVKIEGGVINSVGLASPGVEAKKEELKDLNEIRDKTPVIASIYGDSEEVFSDVANQTKDYVDAFELNVSCPHAKCGFGSNIGENPELTHDIVSSVKDNIKDVPIIVKLTPNVTDITEIAKAAEDAGADALTLINSVGPGLRIDYKTARPILNNVFGGIAGPMIKPIALKCVYKTYETVDIPLFGVGGIRTYKDALEFLYAGASLLQIGTSIMYEGPEIFKNITHDLSNFLEENGYKNVEEIIGLSHNLG is encoded by the coding sequence ATGTTAGAACAAGAAATTTTAGGAATGAAACTATCTAATCCTCTATTTTTAGCAGCAGGAATTCTTGGAACAACAGCTAGTTCAATGAAAATGGTTGCAAGAGCTGGTGCTGGAGGTATTGTAACAAAGTCATTTAGTATAGAAGCAAATGATGGATATGATAATCCTACCATTGTAAAGATTGAAGGTGGGGTTATAAACTCAGTAGGGCTTGCAAGTCCTGGAGTTGAGGCTAAAAAAGAAGAACTCAAAGATTTAAATGAAATTCGTGATAAAACACCAGTAATAGCCTCAATATATGGTGATAGTGAGGAAGTATTCTCTGATGTTGCAAATCAGACAAAGGATTATGTTGATGCATTTGAATTAAATGTATCTTGTCCACATGCAAAATGTGGTTTTGGATCAAATATTGGGGAAAATCCTGAATTAACACATGATATTGTAAGTAGTGTTAAAGATAATATAAAAGATGTACCAATCATAGTTAAATTAACACCAAATGTAACAGATATTACAGAAATTGCAAAGGCAGCAGAGGATGCTGGGGCTGATGCATTAACTCTTATAAATAGTGTGGGGCCAGGTCTTAGAATAGATTATAAAACAGCAAGACCAATACTAAATAATGTATTTGGAGGAATTGCTGGTCCTATGATAAAACCAATAGCTCTTAAATGTGTATATAAAACATATGAAACTGTTGATATTCCATTATTTGGTGTGGGTGGAATAAGAACATATAAAGATGCATTAGAATTTTTATATGCAGGTGCAAGCCTACTTCAAATTGGAACATCAATTATGTATGAAGGACCAGAAATATTTAAAAATATAACACATGATCTTTCAAATTTCTTAGAAGAAAATGGTTATAAAAATGTGGAAGAGATTATAGGATTATCTCATAACTTAGGATAG